The Vespula vulgaris chromosome 3, iyVesVulg1.1, whole genome shotgun sequence DNA window GGGCACTTCGATTAGATACAGGAAATTTTTCCTGGGGATCCGAATGTACCACGAGAAAAACTCGCGTTATCGACGTCGTGTACAATGCATCAAACAATGAATTAGTACGTACAAAAACTCTTGTAAAGAATGCTATTGTTACCATCGATGCCACGCCGTTCAGACAATGGTACGAAGGCCATTATGCTCTTCCATTGGGACGTAAGCGAGGTGCAAAATTGGTGAGTTAagcgtataaatatatgcacTTGATGTATGAACCTATTTTTGggatattttataagaaataaaatggaatgaaaaattttagaCGGAAGCAGAGGAAGAAGTCCTTAACAAGAAACGGTCGAAGAAAACTGAAGCTAAATATAAAGCAAGGCAACGATTTGCCAAAGTTGAAGCTGCTTTAGAAGAACAATTTTCGACGGGACGAGTTCTTGGTATTgtatctttaataatttttcattattgttattatataaatctattcGTTACATATATTTGACTAATATTCAATTGTAGCTTGCATAGCCAGTAGACCTGGTCAATGTGGAAGAGCTGATGGTTACATTCTCGAAGGTAAAGAATTAGAGTTCTATATGAGAAAAATTAAGAGCAAAAAAGCTAAATAAACatgtaattttgtaaataaaattatctccAGACAAAATGTGTAAAATTACTTTTGCATAAAAACCAATTATCCCTTGGGATCatgtaatgtaataaatattcttacaCTTACACTTATATTATGTTGctttttaaaatcataatttaaatttgaattattatttcttagaatAATTGTTTATTCTAATCATTAagtatagaatataa harbors:
- the LOC127062622 gene encoding 40S ribosomal protein S8, whose translation is MGISRDHWHKRRATGGKRKPIRKKRKFELGRPAANTKLGPQRIHTVRTRGGNKKYRALRLDTGNFSWGSECTTRKTRVIDVVYNASNNELVRTKTLVKNAIVTIDATPFRQWYEGHYALPLGRKRGAKLTEAEEEVLNKKRSKKTEAKYKARQRFAKVEAALEEQFSTGRVLACIASRPGQCGRADGYILEGKELEFYMRKIKSKKAK